In Chloroflexota bacterium, one DNA window encodes the following:
- a CDS encoding amidohydrolase family protein translates to MIIDVHSHCLQPDHVSEASRRADERAGYPPMQPLPFETYQEAMRVVDKSVVFGVRALACGALSPNDFTAEWVAKDPDRIIGFMCIDPTEDGYLEEIERGVELGLRGIKIYPMLAHFNPADPFYFALYEKAQRLELPILSHVGTHPNPRAILKYSQPLLFDEVAQAFPDLKIVIAHMGHPWQRDCAVVIRKHANVYADVSGAGWVRPYSAWEALVLMVEWGVADKLLFGSDFPFWTPEEGMTKMRRLNEQVEGTNLPRIPDDVIEGIIHRNTLELLGLE, encoded by the coding sequence GTGATCATCGATGTCCACTCGCACTGCCTGCAGCCGGATCACGTGAGCGAGGCCTCGCGCCGCGCCGACGAACGGGCGGGGTATCCGCCCATGCAGCCGCTGCCGTTCGAAACCTATCAAGAAGCCATGCGCGTGGTGGACAAGTCCGTCGTCTTTGGCGTGCGCGCCCTAGCGTGCGGCGCCCTGAGTCCCAACGACTTCACCGCCGAGTGGGTGGCGAAGGACCCGGACCGGATCATCGGGTTCATGTGCATCGATCCGACCGAGGACGGCTATCTCGAGGAGATCGAGCGCGGCGTCGAGCTCGGGCTGCGCGGGATCAAGATCTATCCCATGCTGGCGCACTTCAATCCCGCCGATCCGTTCTACTTCGCCCTCTACGAGAAGGCCCAGCGCCTGGAGCTGCCGATCCTGTCTCACGTGGGCACGCATCCGAATCCGCGGGCGATCCTGAAGTACAGCCAGCCGCTGCTGTTCGACGAAGTGGCGCAGGCCTTCCCGGACCTGAAGATCGTGATCGCGCACATGGGCCATCCCTGGCAACGCGATTGCGCGGTCGTGATCCGCAAGCACGCCAACGTCTACGCCGACGTCTCGGGCGCGGGCTGGGTGCGGCCCTACTCGGCCTGGGAGGCCCTGGTGCTGATGGTCGAGTGGGGCGTGGCCGACAAGCTGCTGTTCGGCTCGGACTTCCCCTTCTGGACGCCCGAGGAGGGCATGACGAAGATGCGCCGCCTGAACGAGCAGGTGGAGGGCACGAACCTGCCGCGCATCCCGGACGACGTGATCGAGGGAATCATCCACCGCAACACCCTGGAGCTGCTGGGGCTCGAATGA
- a CDS encoding carbohydrate ABC transporter permease — MAKVLTANHRPRAMLGLFLSFLAVFPIYFMVVGSISPVETFLRRDLGEILLPRAFVGDHMAVVAFDPVFLRFALNSLIVATGTTFVSIAVATLGAYSLARLRFPGGEAIGRFALLTYTVPSVLLLIPLFKIVVALNLANNLVALIITYTTFSVPFCLWLLRSYFQSLPRDLEEAAMVDGASRLGALFRVILPLSVPGIVATALFAFILAWNEFLFALVFTTTSDVKTLPIGVSTTFTAEQTATDWAVAMSASTLSAVPIFIIVLILQRGLVRGITAGAVKG, encoded by the coding sequence GTGGCCAAAGTCCTCACGGCCAATCATCGCCCGCGGGCCATGCTCGGCCTGTTCCTGTCGTTTCTCGCCGTGTTCCCGATCTATTTCATGGTCGTGGGGTCGATCAGCCCCGTGGAGACTTTTCTGCGGCGGGATCTCGGGGAAATCCTGCTCCCCCGCGCGTTCGTCGGGGACCACATGGCCGTTGTGGCGTTCGACCCGGTCTTCCTGCGATTCGCGCTCAACAGCCTGATCGTCGCGACGGGAACGACGTTTGTGTCCATCGCCGTCGCCACGCTCGGCGCTTATAGCCTCGCTCGGCTGCGATTTCCGGGCGGCGAGGCCATCGGGCGGTTCGCGCTGCTGACGTACACCGTCCCATCGGTGCTGCTGCTGATTCCGTTGTTCAAGATCGTCGTGGCGCTAAACCTGGCGAACAACCTGGTTGCGCTCATCATCACCTACACCACGTTTTCGGTGCCGTTCTGCCTGTGGCTGCTGCGAAGCTATTTCCAATCGCTGCCGCGCGACCTCGAGGAAGCGGCCATGGTGGACGGCGCCAGCCGCCTGGGGGCGCTCTTCCGGGTGATTTTGCCGCTCTCGGTTCCCGGCATCGTGGCGACGGCGCTGTTCGCGTTCATCCTGGCCTGGAACGAGTTCCTGTTCGCCCTGGTGTTCACCACCACGTCCGACGTCAAGACGCTGCCGATCGGCGTGAGCACGACGTTCACGGCCGAGCAGACGGCCACCGACTGGGCGGTGGCGATGTCGGCGTCGACGCTGTCGGCGGTGCCGATCTTCATCATCGTGCTGATTTTGCAGCGGGGGCTGGTGCGGGGCATCACCGCAGGGGCCGTGAAGGGATGA
- a CDS encoding sugar ABC transporter permease has protein sequence MRWGIRGLSLRNSERLLGIGLLLPTVALIAAVVLYPMISTMWLAFFKESLLRPNDPAEFVGLDNFVRLVSDGGFWKVVINSVVLTAGAVAGEVIIGMIIALAVNASYRGRGLFRTLNILPWVIPSFVTAFVWVWLLHPQFGPINAFLQLLHIIDEPIAWLSEGVTAMISLIAVYTWKGLPWTFLVLLAGLQTIPEDWYEAAKVDGASAWQMFWHITVPALRYVLVIVLVLRTIWTFNSFDMVYLLTGGGPARATLTLPMQVFTAGFREYNVGMSSAIAAVMVVLVVLLSLIMLRVGWVEEESQR, from the coding sequence GTGAGGTGGGGTATTCGAGGCCTCAGCCTGCGCAATTCCGAGCGGCTCCTGGGCATAGGGCTGCTGCTTCCAACCGTCGCGCTCATTGCCGCCGTCGTGCTCTACCCCATGATCTCGACGATGTGGCTGGCGTTCTTCAAAGAAAGCCTGCTACGGCCGAACGATCCCGCCGAGTTCGTCGGGCTCGACAACTTCGTGCGGTTGGTGTCCGATGGCGGCTTTTGGAAAGTCGTCATCAACAGCGTGGTGCTGACCGCCGGCGCCGTGGCCGGCGAGGTGATCATCGGCATGATCATCGCCCTCGCCGTGAACGCGAGCTATCGCGGCCGCGGGCTCTTCCGAACGCTCAACATCCTGCCGTGGGTGATCCCGTCCTTCGTGACGGCCTTCGTGTGGGTCTGGCTGCTGCATCCGCAGTTCGGACCCATCAACGCATTCCTGCAGCTGCTGCACATCATCGACGAGCCGATCGCCTGGCTCTCCGAAGGCGTCACGGCCATGATCTCGCTGATCGCGGTCTACACCTGGAAGGGCCTGCCATGGACCTTCCTGGTGCTGCTGGCGGGCCTGCAGACGATTCCCGAGGACTGGTACGAGGCCGCCAAGGTCGATGGGGCCTCGGCGTGGCAGATGTTCTGGCACATCACGGTGCCGGCGCTGCGCTACGTCCTCGTCATCGTGCTGGTCCTGCGCACCATTTGGACGTTCAACTCCTTCGACATGGTGTACCTCCTCACCGGCGGGGGTCCGGCGCGAGCGACTCTCACGCTGCCGATGCAGGTATTCACGGCGGGCTTCCGCGAATACAACGTCGGCATGAGTTCGGCCATCGCCGCCGTGATGGTGGTGCTGGTGGTGCTGCTGTCGCTGATCATGCTCCGCGTCGGCTGGGTCGAGGAAGAATCGCAACGATGA
- a CDS encoding extracellular solute-binding protein produces MTGSSSRTGTLSRRRLFRLAAAAGGTATVAMILGACGETEVVTKEVIKEVPVETVVTKEVIKEVAVEKIVKQEVIKEVPVQQVITQRVVEEVMVEREILDISFWDFETRPLGVAAQDAWFARAGISADVRMNREVVPFRETEPKILAAKAAGTLPDMVWSQPDATWSWSGQEIVAPATDALDLMGRDVFGENDLNATAVDGVNYGVPQFLWPHILYYRSDLYAQHGLPDPDSWDNILANAQALNNPPDIYGYFTYLLDAHPKMAWSLMPAHDAYVFDENGNNSINSEGTIAALKLAKALDDVSAPGAAARHEGHGRTEFIRGATAHMVSSTSFSGTFLADKPEMLEQVAAVAQPSVAGTGAGLAGMNILNITTQTDYPDRMAEFFAALFDRPNYQEWFQSTVIGWAPTHVDVQNSDEYWGHPRIAPVAHIIRAGVDASQMAWVGGSKYGSKGSGLLGTVTARNIVKDMFIMVFDGESPEDAAAWAEAEVQKVIDEN; encoded by the coding sequence ATGACAGGAAGTTCGAGTCGAACTGGAACGCTGAGCCGGCGGCGCTTGTTCCGTCTGGCCGCGGCGGCCGGTGGGACCGCGACCGTCGCGATGATCCTGGGCGCCTGCGGCGAAACCGAAGTCGTAACCAAGGAAGTCATCAAGGAAGTTCCGGTCGAGACGGTCGTCACCAAGGAAGTGATCAAGGAAGTCGCGGTCGAGAAGATCGTCAAGCAGGAAGTCATCAAGGAAGTTCCGGTCCAGCAGGTCATCACCCAGCGAGTGGTCGAGGAAGTCATGGTCGAGCGGGAAATCCTCGACATCTCGTTCTGGGACTTTGAGACGCGACCTCTCGGCGTCGCGGCGCAGGACGCGTGGTTCGCCCGCGCCGGCATTTCAGCCGACGTGCGAATGAACCGCGAAGTGGTGCCATTCCGCGAGACCGAGCCGAAGATCCTGGCGGCCAAGGCCGCCGGCACGCTGCCGGACATGGTCTGGAGCCAGCCGGACGCAACCTGGAGCTGGTCGGGGCAGGAGATCGTGGCGCCGGCGACGGACGCGCTGGACCTGATGGGGCGCGACGTCTTTGGCGAGAACGACCTCAACGCCACCGCGGTGGACGGGGTGAACTACGGCGTGCCGCAGTTCCTGTGGCCCCACATCCTGTACTACCGCAGCGACCTCTACGCGCAGCACGGTCTGCCGGACCCGGACTCGTGGGACAACATCCTGGCGAACGCCCAGGCGCTGAACAACCCGCCGGACATCTACGGCTACTTCACCTACCTGCTGGACGCCCATCCCAAGATGGCGTGGAGCTTGATGCCGGCGCATGACGCGTACGTCTTCGACGAGAACGGCAACAACTCGATCAACAGCGAGGGCACCATCGCGGCGCTCAAGCTGGCGAAAGCCCTGGACGACGTATCAGCTCCGGGCGCGGCAGCCCGCCACGAAGGCCACGGTCGAACCGAGTTCATCCGCGGCGCCACGGCGCACATGGTCTCGTCGACCTCGTTCTCCGGCACCTTCCTGGCCGACAAGCCGGAAATGCTGGAGCAGGTGGCCGCCGTCGCGCAGCCGAGCGTGGCCGGCACGGGCGCCGGGCTGGCGGGGATGAACATCCTCAACATCACCACGCAGACGGACTACCCCGACCGCATGGCGGAGTTCTTCGCGGCGCTCTTCGATCGCCCGAATTACCAGGAGTGGTTCCAGAGCACGGTGATCGGCTGGGCGCCGACGCACGTGGATGTCCAGAACAGCGACGAATATTGGGGCCACCCGCGCATCGCACCGGTGGCGCACATCATCCGCGCAGGCGTGGACGCCTCGCAGATGGCGTGGGTCGGCGGATCGAAGTACGGGTCCAAGGGCTCGGGACTTCTCGGGACCGTGACCGCTCGTAACATCGTGAAGGACATGTTCATCATGGTGTTCGACGGTGAAAGCCCCGAGGACGCCGCGGCTTGGGCCGAGGCCGAAGTCCAAAAGGTGATCGACGAGAACTAG
- a CDS encoding phytanoyl-CoA dioxygenase family protein, translating to MEFALTDSEAATFERDGFLVVEDALSDAKVAELSELMDRLVASGGYTHTPHGARAGRVNAIDVAGLDPALIELVDHPRTLPKVWGILGWNIHLYHSHYITAEQIDRPSNGGAEATLGWHQDSGQINQDLETNPRPRLSLKVAYFLSDASEPDRGNFWVLPGSHLRNEIEIPASGRGQPDGAMPVCVSPGTAVLFDRRLWHAGSPNYAPIVRKALFYGYSHRWVHARDEVTVPPDLWEAADPIRRQLLGYSTSQHGRTSPTDEDVPLRGWLEQHQPAMAAR from the coding sequence TTGGAATTCGCACTTACCGACTCCGAGGCGGCGACCTTCGAGCGGGATGGATTTCTCGTCGTCGAAGACGCGCTCTCCGACGCCAAGGTCGCCGAGCTGAGCGAGCTGATGGACCGGCTGGTCGCGAGCGGCGGCTACACCCACACGCCGCACGGCGCCCGCGCCGGTCGCGTGAACGCCATCGACGTCGCCGGTCTGGATCCCGCCCTGATCGAGCTGGTGGATCATCCCCGCACGCTCCCGAAGGTGTGGGGAATCCTCGGCTGGAACATCCACCTCTATCACAGCCACTACATCACGGCGGAGCAGATTGACCGGCCCTCCAACGGGGGCGCCGAGGCCACGCTCGGCTGGCACCAGGACTCCGGGCAAATCAACCAGGACCTCGAAACCAATCCTCGCCCGCGGCTCTCGCTCAAGGTGGCCTACTTCCTCAGCGACGCCAGCGAGCCCGACCGGGGCAACTTCTGGGTGCTGCCCGGCAGCCACCTGCGGAATGAAATCGAAATTCCCGCGTCCGGTCGCGGCCAGCCGGACGGCGCCATGCCGGTTTGCGTGTCGCCCGGCACCGCGGTCCTCTTCGACCGACGGCTCTGGCACGCCGGATCGCCCAACTACGCGCCCATCGTGCGCAAGGCGCTCTTCTACGGCTATTCCCATCGCTGGGTGCACGCCCGCGACGAGGTGACCGTGCCGCCAGATCTCTGGGAGGCGGCCGATCCCATCCGCCGGCAACTGCTCGGCTATTCCACGAGCCAGCACGGACGCACGTCCCCCACGGACGAGGACGTTCCCCTGCGGGGCTGGCTGGAGCAGCACCAGCCGGCCATGGCGGCGCGCTAG
- a CDS encoding phytanoyl-CoA dioxygenase family protein, with amino-acid sequence MAVETAPVESTDELAEKLAHFEREGWVIFEGVFDPERDFAALFEDFERIAERLADEELTAEQLAAWPRDGDLQAKLMYLAECAGKIDGAPFDPSIRPNTVATADRDPYLGKPAFDLLRHPKLLDVVEPFVGSEIYSCPIQHARLKVPERFLAQDDRLGRATPWHQDHAVQSREADDTDMITAWVALSDAMAADGCLKIAPRSHRQGLAQHCPNPASGVHLPDGIMSKERTQPLPVRAGSVIVFSRHLMHGAMPNLGDSVRMSLDLRYQHPDAPSGRGYLPGFIARSRSNPSSELRDHREWRRQWIEAHERLVAHPPETTGLRWDINHPLCA; translated from the coding sequence ATGGCAGTCGAAACGGCGCCGGTCGAGAGCACTGACGAGCTGGCGGAGAAGCTCGCGCACTTCGAGCGCGAGGGCTGGGTGATCTTCGAGGGCGTGTTCGATCCCGAGCGCGACTTCGCCGCGCTGTTCGAGGACTTCGAGCGCATCGCGGAACGCCTGGCCGATGAGGAGCTGACGGCGGAGCAACTCGCGGCGTGGCCGCGCGACGGCGACCTCCAGGCGAAGCTGATGTACCTCGCGGAGTGCGCCGGCAAGATTGACGGGGCGCCGTTCGATCCCTCGATCCGGCCCAACACGGTCGCCACGGCGGACCGGGACCCCTACCTGGGCAAGCCCGCCTTCGATCTGCTACGCCACCCCAAGCTGCTGGACGTCGTCGAGCCGTTCGTGGGATCCGAGATCTACTCGTGTCCGATCCAGCACGCCCGGCTCAAGGTTCCCGAGCGATTTCTGGCCCAGGACGACCGCCTTGGCCGCGCGACCCCGTGGCACCAGGACCACGCGGTGCAGTCGCGCGAGGCCGACGACACCGACATGATCACCGCGTGGGTGGCCCTGAGCGACGCCATGGCGGCGGACGGGTGCTTGAAGATCGCTCCGAGGAGTCATCGGCAGGGTCTGGCGCAGCACTGTCCGAACCCCGCGAGCGGCGTCCACCTGCCCGACGGGATCATGTCCAAGGAACGCACGCAGCCGCTGCCGGTGCGCGCGGGATCGGTGATCGTGTTCTCCCGCCACCTGATGCACGGCGCGATGCCGAACCTGGGCGACAGCGTGCGCATGAGCCTGGACCTGCGCTATCAGCACCCGGACGCGCCTTCGGGCCGCGGCTACCTGCCGGGGTTCATCGCCCGCAGTCGCTCGAATCCGTCATCCGAACTGCGCGACCACCGCGAGTGGCGGCGGCAGTGGATCGAGGCGCACGAGCGGCTCGTGGCTCATCCGCCGGAGACCACCGGGCTGCGCTGGGACATCAACCACCCGCTCTGCGCGTAG
- the chrA gene encoding chromate efflux transporter, with the protein MREVSALFLKLGVLGFGGPAAHIAMFREEAVNRRKWLSDQRFMDLVGATSLIPGPNSTEMAIHLGLERAGWRGLVAAGALFILPAFLIVTGLAWVYVEFNEVPALQWALYGIKPAVIAIVVNAIVGLAKTALGKVWTLVLAVGVLTLYIVGVNELILLAAAGGIGLLARAREWPGPGGRALFGLLPLGAMPAVLTAASTFSLGHLFLLFLKIGAVLYGSGYVLLAFMQGDFVDRLGWLTQQQLLDAVAVGQMTPGPVFTTASFVGYILGGWSGAVLATVAIFLPSFVFVAMLNPLVARVRADRRASGFLDGVNAAAIALMIGVAATLGRAAIVDVFTGVLAAVSLALVIRFRTTATWLVPAGAVLGVIYQLVVQ; encoded by the coding sequence CTGCGCGAAGTTTCGGCGCTTTTCCTCAAGCTCGGCGTGCTGGGCTTCGGCGGGCCGGCGGCCCACATCGCCATGTTCCGCGAGGAAGCGGTCAACCGCCGCAAGTGGCTCTCGGACCAGCGGTTCATGGATCTGGTGGGCGCGACCAGCCTGATTCCCGGTCCCAACTCCACCGAGATGGCGATTCATCTGGGCCTGGAGCGCGCCGGCTGGCGGGGGCTGGTGGCCGCGGGCGCGCTATTCATCCTGCCGGCCTTTCTGATCGTGACCGGGCTGGCGTGGGTTTATGTCGAGTTCAACGAGGTTCCCGCGTTGCAGTGGGCGCTCTACGGCATCAAGCCGGCGGTGATCGCGATCGTGGTCAACGCGATCGTCGGATTGGCCAAGACCGCGCTGGGCAAGGTGTGGACGCTGGTACTGGCGGTCGGCGTGCTCACGCTCTACATCGTGGGCGTCAACGAGCTGATCCTGCTGGCCGCGGCGGGCGGCATCGGCCTGCTCGCCCGAGCCCGTGAGTGGCCCGGACCCGGGGGCCGCGCCCTGTTCGGCCTGCTGCCGCTGGGTGCGATGCCGGCCGTCCTCACGGCGGCGAGCACCTTCAGCTTGGGCCACTTGTTCTTGCTGTTTCTCAAGATCGGCGCGGTGCTCTACGGCAGCGGCTACGTGCTACTGGCCTTCATGCAGGGCGACTTCGTGGACCGGCTGGGCTGGCTGACCCAGCAGCAGCTGCTGGACGCGGTGGCGGTGGGCCAGATGACGCCCGGCCCGGTGTTCACCACCGCCAGCTTCGTGGGCTACATCCTCGGCGGCTGGTCGGGGGCGGTGCTGGCGACGGTGGCGATATTCCTGCCGTCGTTCGTCTTCGTCGCCATGCTGAACCCGCTGGTGGCGCGGGTGCGCGCCGATCGGCGGGCGAGCGGGTTTCTGGACGGGGTGAACGCGGCGGCCATCGCCCTGATGATCGGCGTGGCGGCCACGCTGGGGCGCGCGGCAATCGTGGACGTGTTCACGGGCGTGCTGGCGGCGGTTTCGCTGGCGCTCGTGATTCGCTTCCGCACGACGGCGACGTGGCTCGTGCCCGCGGGGGCGGTGCTGGGGGTGATCTATCAGCTGGTCGTGCAATAG
- a CDS encoding glycoside hydrolase family 127 protein — protein MPGNSGGRATEPRWRLAGAVDTTDSPHARLRPVPIHAVTMGDGFWKPRLEGNRTAGIAAFLAWLDEDGQVAPFRAFAHYARTGDPSRIEGALDTMRASFEGRNSRRIRHSWRAAVAKVVEACAFTLQSVDDPDLRALMDELVTGIVAAHDSDEFWSAYYGDDFENSYQLATPGHLIQAAVAHHRTTGETNFLDVAVRVADAIAAKYEGREFAEHPCIEMALVELWRATGEERIFRLAAHFTALLMEQEPEIGPHTGKGRWEHFNCHVVRQTYLPGGAADLLAERHDSALHAQLHAIWRDMMRGKLQVTGHIAVDHWMPERITPESFALTEGALGNVLDHINHGFELCESVGNVMWSWRMLMLDPDAAYADQLERALYNGLLPHVGLDDRSWFYLCPMLSDGDHPARNQWGNPATGCCGANAVRFMPSVPSYMFTTSDDGVWVHLYDACRIDWHLPDGSPIGVDVRTTYPWSGRVELQLDVAEPAEFAVHLRIPGWCDGASAVVNGEPVADPISRGAYLALRRIWTAGDLITLDLPMPVVGMEADPRAEEFRGKTALMRGPLLYCFEGVDNPATGIRNLAVESGADIRPFTPETEPEALYQEAADVPAFLPHDRSDLLGGVTVLQGPAAGRDDGADLTAIPFYAWANRGPTPMTVWIDWADGEGRRAT, from the coding sequence TTGCCTGGGAATAGCGGCGGGCGCGCCACCGAGCCGCGCTGGCGGCTCGCGGGGGCGGTCGATACGACCGACAGCCCCCATGCCCGCCTGCGCCCCGTGCCGATTCACGCCGTCACGATGGGCGACGGCTTTTGGAAGCCGCGCCTGGAAGGCAACCGCACAGCAGGCATCGCCGCCTTTCTGGCGTGGCTGGATGAGGACGGCCAGGTCGCGCCCTTCCGCGCCTTCGCGCACTACGCGCGGACCGGCGATCCCTCTCGAATCGAAGGTGCGCTCGACACCATGCGCGCCAGCTTCGAGGGCCGCAACAGCCGCCGCATCCGCCACTCCTGGCGCGCGGCGGTCGCGAAGGTGGTCGAGGCCTGCGCCTTCACGCTGCAATCCGTGGACGACCCCGACCTGCGCGCGCTCATGGACGAGCTGGTCACCGGCATCGTGGCCGCGCATGACAGCGACGAGTTCTGGTCCGCGTACTACGGCGACGACTTCGAGAATTCCTATCAGCTCGCCACGCCGGGTCACCTGATCCAGGCCGCCGTCGCGCATCACCGGACCACCGGGGAGACGAACTTCCTCGACGTGGCCGTCCGCGTCGCGGACGCCATCGCGGCCAAGTACGAGGGCCGCGAGTTCGCCGAGCATCCCTGCATCGAGATGGCGTTGGTGGAGCTTTGGCGCGCGACCGGCGAAGAGCGCATCTTCCGGCTGGCGGCGCACTTCACCGCGCTGCTCATGGAGCAGGAACCGGAGATCGGCCCCCATACCGGCAAGGGCCGCTGGGAGCACTTCAATTGTCACGTCGTGCGGCAGACCTACCTGCCCGGGGGAGCGGCGGATCTGCTGGCGGAGCGACACGATTCGGCGCTCCATGCCCAGTTGCACGCCATCTGGCGCGACATGATGCGCGGCAAGCTGCAGGTCACCGGGCACATTGCGGTTGACCACTGGATGCCCGAGCGCATCACGCCGGAGTCCTTCGCCCTCACGGAGGGCGCCCTCGGCAACGTGCTCGACCACATCAACCACGGCTTCGAGCTGTGCGAAAGCGTCGGCAACGTCATGTGGAGCTGGCGCATGCTCATGCTCGACCCGGACGCCGCCTACGCCGACCAACTCGAGCGAGCGCTCTACAACGGCCTGCTCCCGCACGTCGGCCTCGACGACCGCAGCTGGTTCTATCTGTGCCCGATGCTGTCGGACGGTGACCATCCGGCCCGCAACCAATGGGGCAACCCGGCCACCGGCTGCTGCGGGGCCAACGCGGTCCGGTTCATGCCCTCGGTGCCGTCCTATATGTTCACCACGTCCGACGACGGCGTGTGGGTGCACCTCTACGACGCCTGTCGCATCGACTGGCATCTGCCCGACGGATCGCCGATCGGCGTGGACGTGCGCACTACCTACCCGTGGAGCGGGCGCGTCGAATTGCAACTCGACGTCGCGGAGCCCGCGGAGTTCGCGGTGCATCTGCGCATTCCCGGCTGGTGCGACGGCGCGAGCGCCGTTGTCAATGGAGAGCCGGTCGCCGACCCAATCAGTCGAGGGGCATATCTCGCGCTGCGGCGCATCTGGACCGCCGGCGACCTGATCACGCTCGACCTGCCGATGCCGGTGGTGGGCATGGAGGCCGATCCGCGGGCGGAGGAATTTCGCGGCAAGACGGCCCTCATGCGCGGACCGTTGCTCTACTGCTTCGAGGGCGTCGACAACCCTGCGACGGGCATTCGCAATCTGGCGGTCGAGTCGGGCGCGGACATTCGGCCCTTCACGCCGGAGACCGAACCCGAGGCGCTTTATCAGGAGGCGGCGGACGTGCCGGCGTTTCTGCCGCACGACCGCTCCGATCTCTTGGGCGGCGTGACCGTGCTCCAGGGTCCCGCCGCCGGGCGCGATGACGGCGCCGACCTGACGGCCATTCCCTTCTATGCCTGGGCCAATCGCGGCCCGACGCCAATGACCGTGTGGATCGATTGGGCCGACGGCGAGGGACGTCGAGCGACCTAG
- a CDS encoding zinc ABC transporter substrate-binding protein: protein MRFRIVLAALFGVLILATACGESDERPERTAAVATPTPAAAEAAASGDSSSEPLTVIATIYPLGYFAERVGGDRAEVTVLVEPGVEAHGYEVTASELRTLGDADVIVMNGIGLEPWMERAIHAVEDEISAIVVEAADPALAMEGEVHMHDDEEGHHDDEEGHHDDEEGHHDDDEEGHHDDDEEGHHDDDEEGHHDDDEEGHHDDDEEGHHDDDEEGHHDDEEGHHDEDEEGHHDDEEGHHHHGEGGLDPHFWLSPTMAARQVERIRDAFITADAANAAAYRQSADELMAELADLDQEFKDGLGACQHEHFVTSHAAYGYLAAQYGLEQIALAGFSPEVDPSPQRLASVTDRVTDLGLGHVLVEPVLSDRLAQTVARETGIELRAIHAIESVTGNELDAHGDYFGLMRDNLAALRLALECE, encoded by the coding sequence GTGAGATTCCGCATCGTGCTCGCCGCGCTCTTCGGCGTGCTGATCCTGGCTACGGCCTGCGGCGAAAGCGACGAGAGGCCTGAGCGAACCGCGGCCGTTGCGACCCCAACGCCCGCTGCCGCCGAAGCGGCAGCGTCCGGCGACTCGAGCTCCGAGCCCCTCACGGTCATCGCGACGATCTACCCGCTGGGGTACTTCGCCGAGCGTGTCGGCGGCGACCGCGCTGAAGTCACCGTGCTCGTTGAACCCGGCGTCGAGGCGCACGGCTACGAAGTCACGGCGTCCGAATTGCGGACGCTCGGCGACGCCGACGTGATCGTGATGAACGGGATCGGTCTCGAGCCTTGGATGGAACGGGCGATACACGCCGTCGAAGACGAGATTTCGGCGATCGTCGTGGAAGCGGCCGACCCGGCGCTGGCTATGGAAGGCGAAGTCCATATGCACGACGACGAAGAAGGCCATCACGACGATGAGGAAGGCCATCACGACGACGAGGAAGGCCATCACGACGACGACGAGGAAGGCCATCACGACGACGACGAGGAAGGCCATCACGACGACGACGAGGAAGGCCATCACGACGACGACGAGGAAGGCCATCACGACGACGATGAGGAAGGCCATCACGACGACGACGAGGAAGGCCACCACGACGACGAGGAAGGCCATCACGACGAGGACGAAGAAGGCCACCATGACGACGAGGAGGGCCACCACCACCACGGGGAGGGCGGGCTCGACCCGCACTTCTGGCTAAGCCCGACGATGGCCGCGCGACAGGTCGAGCGCATTCGTGACGCCTTCATCACGGCGGATGCGGCCAACGCCGCCGCCTACCGGCAAAGCGCGGACGAACTGATGGCCGAGCTGGCCGACCTGGACCAGGAGTTCAAGGACGGTCTCGGCGCCTGCCAGCACGAGCACTTCGTGACTTCGCACGCGGCCTACGGCTATCTGGCCGCGCAATACGGCCTCGAGCAGATCGCGCTGGCCGGATTCTCACCGGAAGTGGACCCCTCGCCGCAGCGGCTGGCCAGCGTCACGGACCGCGTGACCGACCTAGGCCTGGGGCATGTCCTGGTCGAGCCGGTGCTCAGCGACCGCCTCGCGCAGACGGTTGCCCGCGAAACCGGCATCGAGCTCCGGGCCATCCACGCCATCGAGAGCGTGACGGGGAACGAGCTCGATGCGCACGGCGATTACTTCGGCCTCATGCGCGACAACCTGGCGGCTCTCAGGCTCGCCTTGGAGTGCGAGTGA